A window of the Oscillospiraceae bacterium NTUH-002-81 genome harbors these coding sequences:
- a CDS encoding DUF6147 family protein, producing MRKIYKSVFTMIICCVMFIGFYSNVKAAEIDCWEGMESKLLCDEIESEDVWQNMMRRGTYLQKGHCKISNEGNRVVRISGGTDAHQTCDRVVATIYLDRYVNGEWVPVTSVSSSKTNTYTANCAKNVSVTGGYYYRARGYHTVHEGNTSESAPSLSDGIWIE from the coding sequence ATGAGGAAAATATATAAAAGTGTTTTTACAATGATAATTTGTTGTGTAATGTTTATTGGCTTTTATTCAAATGTTAAAGCCGCCGAAATTGATTGTTGGGAAGGTATGGAGTCGAAACTTCTTTGTGATGAAATAGAATCAGAAGATGTTTGGCAAAATATGATGCGTCGAGGAACTTACTTACAAAAGGGTCATTGTAAAATTAGTAATGAGGGTAATCGAGTAGTAAGAATTTCAGGCGGGACAGATGCTCACCAAACCTGTGATCGAGTTGTAGCAACAATTTATTTAGATCGATATGTAAATGGAGAATGGGTTCCGGTAACATCAGTATCTTCGTCAAAAACAAATACTTACACAGCAAATTGTGCTAAAAATGTCAGTGTGACAGGCGGATATTATTATCGTGCGAGGGGATATCATACTGTACATGAGGGCAATACTTCGGAATCCGCACCGTCACTTTCTGATGGAATTTGGATTGAATAA
- a CDS encoding DUF4367 domain-containing protein: protein MDIIKFRPSKDADEKALEEAENKQQDQRLAEEFRATAKELEARALARQPQTELPAEDAQAMLDRMLAQIHADPELHKRAEQLVEVPESTGENEKGSDGKMDREASVPTVHTENDEEADMEELIRLGRALKNSGKTLEDVIGKEAAQSSSDKDRRKRRRWRKSARIFIGAAASAAVVLIVSINSNAMRMYWVEKLGWLLGNKPVTTVNNDENHFSEDREYTETEALDLIKSELGIQPLYFMNVPEGMKYSSVYIDEQSQWAKMFYVYNNKAIIVMMDKSDKDMSLGITYDGDALDSEEKNVGDIKILLYKIQRDKDNTCYYAEAEYGSAFYQITGDISKEEFVKLISGMEFW from the coding sequence ATGGATATTATCAAGTTCAGACCTTCCAAAGATGCCGATGAAAAAGCATTGGAGGAGGCAGAAAATAAACAACAGGATCAGAGACTGGCAGAAGAATTCAGAGCCACTGCAAAAGAGCTGGAGGCACGTGCCCTTGCACGTCAGCCTCAGACTGAACTTCCGGCGGAGGACGCCCAGGCAATGCTGGATCGGATGCTTGCGCAAATTCATGCGGATCCTGAACTTCACAAAAGAGCGGAACAGCTGGTGGAAGTGCCGGAAAGCACTGGAGAGAACGAGAAGGGCAGCGATGGAAAAATGGACAGAGAAGCGTCCGTTCCCACCGTGCATACCGAAAACGACGAAGAGGCGGACATGGAAGAACTTATCCGTCTTGGTCGGGCACTCAAAAACAGCGGAAAAACACTGGAGGACGTTATCGGAAAGGAGGCGGCACAGTCCTCGTCAGACAAAGACAGGAGGAAAAGAAGGAGGTGGAGAAAAAGCGCCCGGATCTTCATTGGTGCTGCCGCGTCTGCAGCAGTGGTGCTTATCGTCAGTATCAACAGCAATGCCATGCGTATGTATTGGGTAGAAAAGCTGGGATGGTTGTTGGGGAATAAGCCGGTTACAACGGTGAATAATGATGAAAATCATTTTTCGGAGGATCGAGAGTATACTGAAACAGAGGCATTAGATTTGATAAAAAGTGAGCTGGGAATACAGCCTTTGTATTTTATGAATGTACCAGAAGGAATGAAATATAGTAGTGTGTATATTGACGAACAGTCACAATGGGCAAAAATGTTTTATGTGTATAATAATAAAGCAATTATTGTGATGATGGATAAATCAGACAAAGATATGTCTCTGGGGATTACATATGATGGAGATGCGCTTGATAGTGAAGAGAAAAATGTAGGTGATATAAAGATATTGCTTTATAAGATTCAAAGGGATAAAGATAATACCTGTTATTATGCAGAAGCAGAGTATGGAAGTGCGTTTTATCAAATTACAGGAGATATTAGCAAAGAAGAGTTTGTAAAATTGATTTCTGGAATGGAATTTTGGTAG
- a CDS encoding HIT family protein, which produces MRDKDCIFCKIANGEIPSATLYEDEDFRVILDLGPASKGHGLILPKQHYANIYEIDETVAAKAFVLAKKMAGKMTKALNCDGFNVVQNNGTAAGQTVFHFHMHLIPRYEGEEDFLKWNPGTLTDEMRDDILSRMKEV; this is translated from the coding sequence ATGAGAGATAAAGATTGTATTTTCTGTAAAATTGCAAATGGAGAGATTCCGTCCGCAACCCTTTATGAGGATGAGGATTTTCGGGTGATTCTGGATCTTGGCCCGGCATCCAAAGGACATGGATTAATTTTGCCAAAGCAGCATTATGCGAACATTTATGAGATAGATGAGACAGTGGCCGCAAAAGCCTTTGTTCTTGCCAAGAAGATGGCGGGAAAGATGACGAAAGCGTTGAACTGTGATGGGTTTAATGTTGTTCAGAACAATGGTACTGCAGCAGGACAGACCGTATTTCATTTCCATATGCATCTGATCCCCAGATATGAAGGGGAAGAAGATTTCCTGAAATGGAATCCGGGAACACTCACGGATGAGATGAGAGACGATATTCTGAGCAGAATGAAAGAGGTATAA
- a CDS encoding prepilin peptidase, with protein sequence MRQACLLLILAWNSRADLRSRRIPLKENLLFCLAGLLWRVAADQALGAAVAGMAVGAGLFGLSLLTREAIGSGDALLLLVTGSFLGGRWNALLLLAAWTVAGIWSGLLLVFHKAGKQSRIPFAPFLLLAYMGMLLFQ encoded by the coding sequence ATGCGGCAGGCCTGTCTTCTGTTGATTCTGGCGTGGAACAGTAGAGCGGATCTTCGCAGCAGGCGTATTCCATTGAAAGAAAATCTGTTATTTTGCCTGGCAGGGCTGCTGTGGAGGGTGGCAGCTGATCAGGCGTTGGGGGCTGCTGTGGCCGGAATGGCGGTTGGTGCCGGACTGTTTGGTTTGAGTTTGCTTACCCGGGAAGCCATAGGAAGTGGGGATGCCCTGCTTTTGCTTGTGACGGGGAGTTTCCTTGGTGGGCGCTGGAACGCACTTTTGCTGTTGGCTGCCTGGACGGTCGCCGGTATCTGGTCAGGCCTGCTGCTGGTTTTTCATAAAGCTGGAAAGCAAAGCAGGATTCCGTTCGCACCATTTTTACTTCTGGCATATATGGGTATGCTGCTCTTTCAGTAA
- a CDS encoding pilus assembly protein yields MENDGRKDCSGSVERIICDTPGDREIKKQDERQLWGNKIILCGSYTVEAAVVCPMIFLVIVLIWYLGAFWHNQIVCQAVCQEAVYAGMKAKWEGKDEAAAMQRVLSEQSSHLFLADQVQGRQKVQGNRLKASMTAEMRFPLRFLPGINTEPWKISEQAELQTEHPVTAIRKMRRLQRWKE; encoded by the coding sequence ATGGAAAACGATGGGCGAAAAGATTGCAGTGGCAGTGTGGAAAGGATCATCTGTGATACACCGGGAGACAGAGAGATAAAAAAACAGGATGAACGACAACTGTGGGGAAACAAAATAATCCTGTGCGGCAGTTATACCGTGGAGGCAGCGGTGGTCTGTCCCATGATATTTCTGGTAATTGTATTGATCTGGTATCTGGGAGCGTTCTGGCATAATCAGATCGTCTGTCAGGCTGTTTGTCAGGAAGCTGTTTATGCAGGAATGAAGGCAAAGTGGGAAGGAAAGGATGAAGCGGCAGCGATGCAGCGGGTGTTATCGGAACAGTCCAGTCATTTATTTCTGGCGGATCAGGTGCAGGGACGACAGAAAGTACAGGGGAATCGGCTGAAAGCGTCTATGACTGCAGAAATGCGTTTTCCGCTTCGCTTTCTGCCAGGAATAAACACAGAACCATGGAAGATTTCCGAGCAGGCGGAGCTGCAGACGGAACATCCGGTGACGGCGATCCGGAAGATGCGTCGGCTCCAGCGCTGGAAGGAATAG
- a CDS encoding rhomboid family intramembrane serine protease, with the protein MKKSELLRKKLHESGYREMTFAGGQLVLHYRNTDMGSVGILIDWTDEKGAPDRDFLLRVGQEAYQKLEMQGGSPRLLFLLAGSQMDRYRALAEQIPGCWLWDTGIGRLFIYENQPGQFYGLERLLEQIDREMSVRSERSGTAGGWKRARSSGQQGSFLTRRADGKPRAFVNTAIVIINIAVFLVMELFGSTENASYMVEHGASYAPYIYYGKEYYRLFTAMFLHFGISHLANNMLVLFFLGDNVERAVGHWKYLVIYLLSGLAGSGLSFAHAMLSGDYAVSAGASGAIFGVIGALFYIVARNRGRLEDMTTRRLGFLIFISLYHGITGSGVDNYAHVGGLIGGILSALVLYCRE; encoded by the coding sequence ATGAAAAAATCGGAGCTTTTGAGAAAAAAACTGCATGAGAGCGGATACCGGGAAATGACCTTTGCAGGCGGACAGCTGGTGCTGCACTACAGAAATACAGATATGGGGTCAGTAGGCATTTTGATTGACTGGACAGATGAAAAAGGAGCGCCGGACAGAGATTTCCTGCTTCGTGTGGGACAGGAGGCCTATCAGAAACTGGAAATGCAGGGCGGAAGCCCAAGGCTGCTTTTCCTGTTGGCAGGAAGTCAGATGGATCGTTATCGGGCGCTGGCAGAACAGATACCGGGCTGCTGGCTGTGGGATACCGGAATCGGCAGATTGTTTATCTATGAAAATCAGCCGGGGCAGTTTTATGGGCTGGAACGGCTTCTGGAGCAGATTGACCGGGAGATGTCCGTACGATCAGAAAGATCTGGAACGGCAGGTGGATGGAAGCGGGCAAGATCCTCCGGCCAACAGGGCTCTTTTCTGACGAGACGGGCAGATGGAAAACCACGGGCTTTCGTAAATACGGCGATTGTGATCATCAACATCGCGGTATTTCTGGTGATGGAGCTTTTCGGTTCTACGGAAAATGCTTCATATATGGTGGAACACGGGGCGTCTTATGCACCCTATATTTACTATGGAAAAGAATATTATCGTCTGTTTACTGCAATGTTTCTTCATTTTGGCATATCACATCTGGCCAATAATATGCTGGTTCTGTTTTTCCTTGGAGATAATGTAGAGCGGGCAGTTGGGCACTGGAAATATCTGGTGATATACCTGCTGTCAGGGCTGGCGGGAAGCGGCCTGTCCTTTGCACATGCCATGCTCAGCGGAGATTATGCGGTGAGTGCAGGTGCCTCAGGGGCAATCTTTGGCGTGATTGGAGCACTGTTCTATATTGTAGCCAGAAATCGGGGACGTCTGGAGGATATGACGACCAGACGACTGGGATTTTTGATTTTCATCAGTCTGTATCATGGAATCACCGGATCAGGTGTGGACAATTATGCGCATGTAGGAGGCCTGATCGGCGGAATATTGTCGGCACTTGTCTTATATTGTCGAGAATAG
- a CDS encoding DUF6382 domain-containing protein has protein sequence MAASLVGKEKWAVKAEYRKECTGNVLVLEDEYGYSFENYQIRMLTGNQIPALLECHVQMVDAVLFFHYHTLDEQPLNEKYVQTGMRYEDMEKLLLAIDQVMKAVSEYLLSPAGIVLDPAYIFVNAQETYHFCYLPGRILSFAEAFRSLSEYILDHMDYGQQRGVVLGYGIYRKSQEAQACMESLMGLLRVQPEGKSAAEQADDYELWDGGGWRKQGEYAVDFSGYTEARPKTEQNIRSKRKAKAAQKTKSTVGRKHMKENTDARADGASEKKANGKWLRNGLMIFFGILCGGVALFRAYVLTDAGTEIKVEAVSSESSFSVFQLYGPWIAMGCFALGIIVVFARIFYRKKNVPNQEQRPSVRPVEPTRYLGSPGGETPHKLIRMDTQEEVLLSGSYMKIGKDQQQVDIWVQAETVSRVHAAVFREKGEWCVQDLASTNGTFLNSHRLQREEKATLVQGDELLFADQAFLFL, from the coding sequence GTGGCTGCAAGTTTGGTGGGAAAGGAGAAATGGGCAGTGAAGGCAGAGTACAGAAAAGAGTGTACGGGAAACGTACTTGTGCTGGAAGACGAATACGGGTATTCTTTTGAAAACTATCAGATCCGTATGCTGACTGGCAACCAGATTCCGGCGCTTCTGGAGTGCCATGTACAGATGGTGGATGCAGTACTGTTCTTTCACTATCATACACTGGATGAGCAGCCATTGAATGAAAAATATGTGCAAACGGGGATGCGGTATGAGGACATGGAGAAACTGCTTCTGGCGATTGATCAGGTCATGAAAGCGGTGTCCGAATATCTCCTTTCCCCGGCGGGAATCGTTCTGGATCCGGCATACATTTTTGTCAATGCGCAGGAAACTTATCATTTTTGCTATCTGCCCGGCAGAATCTTATCTTTTGCAGAAGCTTTTCGAAGCCTTTCGGAATATATCCTGGATCACATGGATTATGGGCAGCAGCGGGGTGTGGTACTGGGGTATGGCATCTATCGAAAATCACAGGAGGCCCAGGCCTGTATGGAGAGTTTGATGGGGCTTTTGCGTGTGCAGCCGGAAGGAAAATCTGCAGCAGAGCAGGCGGATGATTATGAACTGTGGGATGGGGGCGGCTGGAGAAAACAGGGAGAGTATGCGGTGGATTTTTCCGGGTATACAGAAGCCAGACCGAAGACGGAACAGAATATCCGGAGCAAGAGAAAGGCAAAGGCAGCGCAGAAGACAAAGAGTACGGTTGGCCGAAAACACATGAAGGAAAACACAGATGCCAGAGCGGACGGAGCTTCTGAAAAGAAAGCGAATGGAAAATGGCTTCGAAACGGTTTGATGATTTTCTTTGGAATTTTGTGTGGAGGTGTTGCACTGTTCCGGGCTTATGTGCTTACGGATGCAGGTACGGAGATCAAAGTGGAAGCCGTTTCCTCTGAATCCTCTTTTTCGGTTTTCCAGCTATATGGCCCGTGGATTGCAATGGGATGTTTTGCTTTGGGCATAATTGTGGTGTTTGCCAGAATTTTTTATCGTAAAAAGAATGTTCCGAATCAGGAGCAAAGACCTTCGGTGAGACCAGTAGAGCCCACGAGATATCTGGGATCCCCGGGCGGTGAGACGCCGCATAAGCTGATCCGGATGGATACGCAGGAGGAAGTGCTGCTGTCGGGAAGTTATATGAAAATTGGGAAAGATCAGCAGCAGGTAGATATCTGGGTACAGGCAGAAACGGTGAGTCGTGTGCATGCGGCTGTTTTTCGAGAAAAAGGAGAGTGGTGTGTGCAGGATCTTGCATCTACCAATGGGACTTTTCTGAACAGTCATCGGCTGCAGAGGGAGGAAAAAGCGACGCTGGTGCAGGGAGATGAATTATTGTTTGCGGATCAGGCGTTTCTTTTTCTGTAG
- a CDS encoding DUF5702 domain-containing protein, translating into MIQPVMVRVDADRNQQTERWKPTAEPSKCEDAAEGSVTVFLSLLLLLVLTLLLGLLESARVQTARVQCVAALDQGMFSLFSEYDRDLLEQYEVFFLSGGSKGTLYTEALGSKIRQYASAGIGEEQSGSYTGVHVGTVTPEAVVLASDAGGAAFRYQAVLYAREALMEKLADEVLSDQGRDFLQTGQSLLTQADSVSDGIEEMREAAKAAAIEKAEAAAKENPGGAAPEPDLSAMEFENPIHTLKQYMKMGVLGLVAGEEALSSAAVEPGTLMSQRTRAQGFGSLSLEIPKVTGEALLFNEYVLDRLSCLTQGERVPGAFAYQCEYVLAGKNEDRENLKSVLERLLLLRFGMNFTYLLSSGQRQAEAEALAAVICGVLAIPMLTELMKTAIVLLWAYEESLMDVRLLCKGEKVVFVKTDETFQCTVERLFSFSVEDGASQQAGMDYVGYVRLLLALTPLEERTLRCMDMAEQTIRIGKNRPDFCLDTGVFAVRARAEFTLSPLFLPSRWSGGTYGTEETYGYMDF; encoded by the coding sequence ATGATACAGCCTGTAATGGTCAGAGTAGATGCGGATCGGAATCAACAGACAGAACGCTGGAAGCCGACGGCAGAACCATCAAAATGCGAGGATGCTGCAGAGGGAAGCGTTACGGTATTTTTAAGCCTTCTATTGCTTCTGGTGCTGACGCTGCTGCTGGGCCTGCTGGAGAGCGCAAGGGTACAGACGGCCAGAGTGCAGTGTGTTGCTGCGCTGGATCAGGGGATGTTCAGTCTCTTTTCGGAATATGACAGAGATTTGCTGGAACAGTATGAGGTATTCTTTCTGTCAGGAGGAAGCAAGGGGACACTCTACACGGAAGCATTGGGCAGCAAGATCAGACAGTATGCGTCGGCTGGTATCGGCGAAGAACAATCCGGCAGCTATACAGGCGTTCATGTTGGAACAGTGACACCGGAAGCGGTGGTTCTGGCATCGGATGCGGGTGGAGCAGCGTTTCGGTATCAGGCGGTGCTGTATGCCAGGGAGGCACTTATGGAAAAACTGGCAGATGAGGTGCTTTCTGATCAGGGAAGGGATTTTCTGCAAACCGGACAGTCTCTTCTTACGCAGGCGGATTCGGTTTCAGACGGAATCGAAGAAATGCGGGAAGCGGCCAAAGCAGCGGCAATCGAGAAGGCAGAGGCTGCAGCAAAGGAAAACCCCGGCGGAGCAGCCCCGGAACCGGATCTTTCGGCTATGGAGTTTGAAAATCCGATCCACACACTGAAGCAGTATATGAAAATGGGCGTTTTGGGGTTAGTGGCCGGGGAAGAAGCACTTTCTTCGGCTGCAGTAGAACCGGGTACGCTGATGAGCCAGCGGACGCGGGCACAGGGCTTTGGCAGTTTGTCTCTGGAGATTCCGAAGGTAACGGGGGAGGCGCTTCTGTTTAATGAATATGTTCTGGATCGGCTGTCCTGTCTGACACAGGGAGAACGGGTGCCGGGGGCGTTTGCCTACCAGTGCGAGTATGTGCTGGCAGGCAAAAATGAGGATCGGGAGAATCTGAAAAGTGTGCTGGAACGGCTGCTGCTCCTGCGATTTGGTATGAATTTTACCTATCTGTTGTCCTCCGGTCAGCGACAGGCGGAAGCGGAGGCACTGGCAGCCGTGATCTGCGGGGTACTGGCAATCCCCATGCTGACAGAGCTTATGAAGACAGCAATCGTTCTTTTGTGGGCTTATGAGGAAAGTCTGATGGATGTCCGGCTTTTATGCAAGGGAGAAAAGGTGGTATTTGTGAAAACAGATGAGACCTTTCAGTGCACGGTAGAACGGCTATTTTCTTTCTCTGTGGAGGATGGCGCCTCTCAGCAGGCGGGAATGGACTATGTGGGCTATGTGCGGCTGCTTCTGGCGCTTACTCCGCTGGAAGAACGGACGCTGCGCTGCATGGATATGGCAGAACAGACCATACGCATCGGGAAAAACAGGCCGGACTTCTGCCTGGATACAGGCGTGTTTGCCGTGCGGGCCAGAGCGGAATTTACGCTCTCTCCATTGTTTCTGCCCTCCCGATGGAGCGGTGGAACGTATGGGACAGAAGAAACTTATGGTTACATGGATTTTTAA
- a CDS encoding DUF402 domain-containing protein: protein MNGVKLYRKRLIPEECILLKDDHLFYQSPDILMTAWSALKPKPDLDHGISCYYLKEGFKISKFYDHQNRFMYWYCDIISHQYDKEENRYIFTDLLADVILYPDNHLRVIDLDELSLALSGGLLQKEDVCDALLKLDHLLRLYYQGLLKEYLDGIDRRTAQYWKK, encoded by the coding sequence ATGAACGGAGTAAAATTATATCGCAAACGTCTGATTCCCGAAGAGTGTATTCTCCTGAAAGACGATCATCTGTTTTATCAAAGTCCCGATATTCTCATGACTGCCTGGTCTGCCTTAAAGCCCAAACCAGATCTTGACCATGGCATTTCCTGCTACTATTTAAAAGAAGGCTTTAAAATCAGTAAGTTTTACGATCACCAGAATCGTTTTATGTACTGGTATTGTGATATTATTTCTCATCAATATGATAAGGAAGAAAACCGCTATATTTTCACAGATCTGCTGGCGGACGTGATCCTGTACCCGGACAACCACCTGCGTGTCATTGATCTGGATGAACTTTCGTTGGCGCTCTCCGGTGGGCTGCTGCAAAAAGAGGACGTCTGCGATGCACTGTTAAAATTGGATCATCTGCTGCGGCTGTATTATCAGGGATTGTTGAAGGAATACCTGGACGGCATCGACCGCCGCACGGCGCAATACTGGAAAAAATAG
- a CDS encoding sigma factor, with amino-acid sequence MTEEKIKELYERYGRSILQMAARYQLQAEQRDEVCQQAFVKLYSCGCADWSEEQIKAWLLVSADILARNAAGR; translated from the coding sequence ATGACAGAAGAAAAAATCAAAGAATTGTATGAGCGATATGGAAGATCAATTCTTCAAATGGCGGCCAGATATCAGCTGCAGGCAGAGCAAAGAGACGAAGTATGTCAGCAGGCATTTGTAAAGTTGTATTCCTGTGGATGTGCTGACTGGAGCGAGGAGCAGATAAAAGCATGGCTGCTGGTGAGTGCAGATATCCTGGCAAGGAATGCGGCAGGCAGATAG
- a CDS encoding Flp1 family type IVb pilin, whose product MLRSVMQILKEDRGIGVVEMILILVVLIGLVIIFKEQLTNLVNSIFKTITTRSGTI is encoded by the coding sequence ATGCTCAGATCAGTCATGCAGATTTTAAAGGAAGACAGAGGAATTGGTGTGGTGGAGATGATCCTGATCCTGGTGGTACTTATTGGGTTGGTTATCATTTTCAAGGAACAGCTGACCAATCTGGTAAACAGTATTTTCAAGACCATTACAACCAGAAGCGGAACGATCTGA
- a CDS encoding sigma-70 family RNA polymerase sigma factor produces the protein MLETNEERFKVLFWKYQNLIIQVALNRTEDLFCAQDICQETFLKLFARVDLGQEDEVLKAWMIVVADNAAKDVLRKGGRYKQVSEDDVEFSEALRVRVSGSSYFDEIIRKDFRSRILDHLRSVNEEQYEIVVMTCCLGMSLEETAKRMNLTYHQVSMKLHRARKWIRKNYREEYQEIRF, from the coding sequence ATGCTGGAGACGAATGAGGAGAGGTTTAAGGTATTATTTTGGAAATATCAGAACCTCATCATTCAGGTGGCACTTAACAGAACGGAAGATTTGTTTTGTGCACAGGATATCTGTCAGGAAACTTTTCTAAAACTATTTGCACGCGTGGATTTGGGGCAGGAGGATGAGGTTCTTAAAGCCTGGATGATAGTGGTTGCCGATAATGCGGCAAAAGATGTACTCAGGAAAGGCGGACGTTACAAACAGGTCAGTGAAGATGATGTTGAATTTTCAGAAGCACTTCGTGTACGGGTATCTGGCAGCAGTTATTTTGACGAAATCATCAGAAAAGATTTCAGGTCCAGGATTCTTGATCATCTGAGGAGTGTCAATGAAGAACAATACGAAATCGTGGTGATGACCTGTTGTTTGGGAATGTCGCTGGAGGAGACTGCAAAGCGGATGAATCTTACCTATCATCAGGTAAGCATGAAGCTTCACAGGGCAAGAAAATGGATTCGTAAAAATTACCGGGAAGAATATCAGGAGATTCGCTTCTGA
- a CDS encoding undecaprenyldiphospho-muramoylpentapeptide beta-N-acetylglucosaminyltransferase, whose protein sequence is MKRIVLTGGGTAGHVTPNIALIPRLRELNYDICYIGSYDGIEKKLIEEFHIPYYGISSGKLRRYFDPKNFSDPFKVLKGISEARRTLKELKPDIVFSKGGFVSVPVVLAAKRLHIPVIIHESDLTPGLANKICIPSAAKVCCNFPETLSHLPAGKAVLTGSPIRQELLRGNAIAALEFCHFTANKPVILVMGGSLGSAAINDTIRGVLPELLKNFQVIHLCGKGKLDPHLTDVQGYVQFEYIKDELRDLFALADIVISRAGANAICELLALHKPNILIPLSAKASRGDQILNARSFEAQGFSIVLEEESVTNLTLLNAIQTLMDNKETYIQAMKNSNQQDSIATITGLIEELTAR, encoded by the coding sequence ATGAAACGCATCGTCCTTACCGGCGGCGGAACTGCCGGGCATGTTACACCAAATATTGCCCTGATTCCCCGTCTTCGAGAACTGAATTACGATATTTGCTATATTGGCTCTTACGATGGCATTGAAAAAAAGCTGATCGAAGAGTTCCATATTCCTTATTACGGTATTTCTTCTGGAAAATTACGTCGTTATTTTGATCCGAAAAACTTTTCAGATCCATTTAAAGTTTTAAAAGGCATCAGCGAAGCCCGCCGTACTCTGAAGGAACTGAAGCCGGATATTGTCTTTTCCAAAGGCGGATTTGTCTCTGTTCCCGTTGTTCTGGCAGCAAAACGGCTTCACATCCCGGTGATCATTCACGAGTCGGATCTGACCCCTGGTCTTGCCAATAAGATCTGTATTCCATCAGCAGCGAAAGTCTGCTGTAATTTCCCGGAGACCCTGTCCCATTTACCTGCGGGGAAAGCAGTTCTGACCGGTTCTCCCATCCGGCAGGAGCTTCTGCGCGGCAATGCGATTGCGGCTCTGGAATTCTGCCATTTTACCGCCAACAAGCCGGTCATTCTTGTTATGGGTGGCAGCCTTGGTTCCGCCGCTATCAATGACACGATCCGCGGAGTTCTTCCCGAATTACTGAAAAACTTCCAGGTCATCCATCTATGCGGCAAAGGAAAACTGGATCCACATTTAACAGATGTACAGGGCTATGTACAGTTCGAATATATCAAAGATGAACTGCGTGACCTGTTCGCCCTTGCAGACATTGTCATTTCCCGGGCAGGTGCCAATGCCATCTGTGAACTGCTGGCATTACATAAGCCAAACATCCTGATCCCACTGTCAGCCAAAGCCAGCCGGGGAGACCAGATTCTCAATGCCCGTTCCTTTGAGGCACAGGGCTTCAGCATTGTTCTGGAAGAGGAATCTGTGACCAACCTCACTCTGTTGAATGCCATTCAGACATTGATGGACAATAAGGAAACCTATATCCAGGCAATGAAGAACAGCAACCAGCAGGATTCTATTGCTACGATCACCGGACTGATCGAGGAACTGACAGCCCGTTAG